The following are from one region of the Litorilinea aerophila genome:
- a CDS encoding carbohydrate ABC transporter permease → MSLQRLWSRGAIYLVLTAFAAFYLMPFYVMLITSLKPYADVNITRMWELPRGIYLDGFLEAWRLVSPNFKNSVIITVPAALISAFIGSINGYIFAKWRFRGADTLFILFLVGMFLPYQGILIPLVLTLQALKLYGTVIGLILVHCIFGIPITALLFRSYYAGVPNELVDAAKIDGCGFFGIYRWILLPISMPAFAVVLLWQFTTIWNDYLIGLVVLSTPRLAPINVAVQNIAGSWSVEWNVQMAAALIAALPTVLVYLLLGRLFMRGLLAGALKG, encoded by the coding sequence ATGAGTCTGCAACGGCTGTGGAGCCGCGGGGCCATCTACCTGGTGTTGACCGCCTTCGCGGCCTTCTACCTGATGCCCTTCTACGTCATGCTCATCACCAGCCTCAAGCCCTACGCGGACGTAAACATCACCCGCATGTGGGAGCTGCCCCGGGGCATCTATCTGGATGGCTTCCTGGAGGCATGGCGGCTGGTCTCGCCCAATTTCAAGAACAGCGTCATCATCACCGTCCCCGCTGCGCTCATCTCCGCCTTCATCGGCTCCATCAACGGCTACATCTTTGCCAAGTGGCGCTTCCGGGGGGCGGACACCCTGTTCATCCTCTTTCTGGTGGGCATGTTCCTGCCCTACCAGGGCATTCTGATCCCCCTGGTGCTCACCCTGCAGGCGTTGAAGCTCTATGGGACGGTCATCGGCCTGATCCTGGTCCACTGCATCTTTGGCATTCCCATCACAGCCCTGCTCTTCCGCAGCTACTACGCCGGGGTGCCCAACGAGCTGGTGGACGCGGCCAAGATCGACGGCTGTGGCTTCTTCGGCATTTACCGGTGGATCCTGCTGCCCATCTCCATGCCCGCCTTTGCGGTGGTGTTGCTGTGGCAGTTCACCACCATCTGGAACGACTACCTGATCGGCCTGGTGGTCCTGAGCACGCCCCGGCTGGCGCCCATCAACGTGGCAGTCCAGAACATCGCCGGCAGCTGGAGCGTGGAGTGGAACGTGCAGATGGCCGCCGCCCTCATCGCCGCGCTGCCCACCGTCCTGGTCTATCTGCTCCTGGGCCGCCTCTTCATGCGGGGGCTGCTGGCCGGCGCCCTCAAGGGATGA
- a CDS encoding NAD(P)-dependent oxidoreductase, translating to MSQPLPTVAILSPGDMGHAVGRVLREHGLPVITCLQGRSPRTRNLAAQAGIAPVDSYEELVQQADLLLSILVPAQALTAARQVAEALQRTGADLLYVDCNAISPETVRRLGQEVEQAGARFVDASIIGPPPREPGATRFYASGPHADEFAVLQNFGLDVRVIGETVGHASALKMCYAALTKGLTALSTELLVAAQALGVWPALRQEFEASQPAMLQRMNRSLPGMPAKAYRWVGEMEEIAATFEQVGLTPRMLLGAADMYRLVEQTPLARLTPEDPQPTLEEMLQILSEHLSQVVGSTSG from the coding sequence ATGTCCCAGCCATTGCCAACCGTTGCCATTCTCAGCCCGGGCGATATGGGCCACGCGGTGGGCCGGGTTCTGCGGGAGCACGGCCTGCCGGTGATCACCTGCCTGCAGGGCCGCAGCCCTCGCACCCGCAACCTGGCCGCCCAGGCAGGCATTGCCCCGGTGGATAGCTACGAGGAGCTGGTCCAGCAGGCGGATCTGCTGCTCTCCATCCTGGTGCCGGCCCAGGCCCTGACCGCCGCCCGCCAGGTGGCGGAGGCGCTCCAGCGGACCGGCGCCGATTTGCTCTACGTGGACTGCAACGCCATCTCGCCCGAAACGGTGCGCCGGTTGGGCCAGGAGGTGGAGCAGGCCGGTGCCCGCTTCGTGGACGCCTCCATCATCGGGCCGCCGCCCCGGGAGCCAGGCGCCACCCGCTTCTACGCGTCGGGCCCCCACGCAGACGAATTCGCCGTTCTTCAGAATTTTGGGCTGGACGTGCGGGTCATCGGGGAGACGGTGGGCCACGCGTCGGCCCTCAAGATGTGCTATGCCGCGCTGACCAAGGGGCTGACCGCCCTGAGCACCGAGCTGCTGGTGGCGGCCCAGGCCCTGGGTGTCTGGCCCGCCCTGCGCCAGGAGTTCGAAGCCAGCCAGCCGGCCATGCTCCAACGGATGAACCGCAGCCTGCCGGGTATGCCGGCCAAGGCCTACCGCTGGGTGGGCGAGATGGAGGAAATCGCAGCCACCTTTGAGCAGGTGGGCCTGACCCCGCGCATGCTGCTGGGCGCGGCCGACATGTATCGCTTGGTGGAACAGACGCCCCTGGCCCGGCTCACGCCTGAAGATCCCCAGCCCACCCTGGAGGAGATGCTCCAGATCTTGAGTGAGCACCTGTCGCAGGTTGTCGGCTCCACGTCGGGGTAG
- a CDS encoding alpha/beta fold hydrolase, with product MSQWSDGYVTVNGIQIHYHRTGGEKPPVVLAHGITDNGLCWSRLARALEEDYDLILVDARGHGLSDKPEQGYSREDHAADLAGLIQALELDRPAIIGHSMGAASAAVCAARYPDVVGCLVLEDPPWRMPDAPADQDPQERAAQWREEILKRQQLSKEEIIAQGQTQNPTWSEEEFDAWAEAKLQVSPNVLEFVGQDGLPWVETVKAIRCPTLLVIADPERGAIVTPELARQAAELNPAVEVAHILGAGHNIRREQFDSFLLAVRDFLAQHVGSQG from the coding sequence ATGTCCCAATGGTCAGACGGCTACGTGACCGTCAACGGCATCCAGATCCACTATCACCGCACCGGCGGCGAGAAACCGCCCGTGGTCCTGGCCCACGGCATCACCGACAACGGCCTCTGCTGGTCCAGGCTGGCCCGGGCCCTGGAGGAGGACTATGACCTCATCCTGGTGGACGCCCGGGGCCATGGCCTGTCGGACAAGCCCGAGCAAGGCTATTCCCGGGAAGATCACGCCGCGGACCTGGCCGGGCTGATCCAGGCCCTGGAGCTGGACAGGCCGGCCATCATCGGCCACTCCATGGGCGCGGCTTCTGCGGCCGTCTGCGCGGCCCGCTACCCGGACGTGGTGGGCTGCCTGGTACTGGAGGATCCGCCGTGGCGCATGCCGGACGCGCCCGCCGACCAGGATCCCCAGGAGCGGGCCGCCCAGTGGCGTGAGGAGATCCTCAAGCGCCAGCAGCTCAGCAAGGAGGAGATCATCGCCCAGGGACAGACCCAAAACCCTACCTGGTCGGAAGAGGAATTCGATGCCTGGGCCGAGGCCAAACTGCAGGTCAGCCCCAACGTGCTGGAATTTGTGGGGCAGGACGGGCTGCCCTGGGTGGAGACGGTGAAGGCCATCCGCTGCCCCACCCTGCTGGTGATCGCGGACCCCGAGCGGGGGGCCATCGTCACGCCGGAACTGGCCCGCCAGGCTGCTGAACTGAACCCGGCCGTGGAGGTGGCCCACATCCTGGGGGCCGGCCACAACATCCGCCGGGAGCAGTTCGACTCCTTCCTCCTGGCCGTGCGCGACTTCCTGGCCCAGCACGTGGGCAGCCAGGGCTAG
- a CDS encoding phytanoyl-CoA dioxygenase family protein, which yields MSILTASGLNVATSLPLSPEVVAAYHQEGYVILPGGLTPGEVEELRQETTRVCRGELGEIRGVTPAGPEESDDDVLRRYLCIHFPHKISPVMHRYLGHPAIAQVLTQVIGPNVKCMQSMLFIKASGKPGQAWHQDEYFIPTRDRSLTGAWIALDDATVENGCLWVIPGSHRHGIIWPQHEHNDRRFDCTGEAYNFPYTDEDAVPVEVEAGSILFFNGYLLHRSLPNRAPSGYRRVLVNHYMSAESLLPWRPPQEGEHMAIADYRDIVMIAGQDPYAWKGIEDRARPHVRPSGEGGCSKDGR from the coding sequence ATGTCCATCCTCACAGCCTCAGGTTTGAACGTGGCCACCTCCCTGCCCCTCTCGCCGGAGGTGGTGGCCGCCTATCACCAGGAAGGTTATGTCATCCTGCCCGGCGGGCTGACGCCGGGCGAAGTGGAGGAGCTCCGCCAGGAGACCACCCGGGTCTGCCGGGGAGAACTGGGCGAGATCCGGGGCGTCACGCCTGCCGGGCCCGAGGAAAGCGACGACGACGTCCTGCGCCGCTACCTGTGCATCCACTTTCCCCACAAGATCTCGCCGGTGATGCACCGCTACCTGGGGCACCCGGCCATCGCCCAGGTGTTGACCCAGGTGATCGGCCCCAACGTGAAGTGCATGCAGTCCATGCTCTTCATCAAGGCCTCGGGCAAGCCCGGCCAGGCCTGGCATCAGGACGAATACTTCATCCCCACCCGGGACCGCTCCCTGACCGGCGCCTGGATCGCGCTGGACGATGCCACCGTGGAGAACGGCTGCCTGTGGGTCATCCCCGGCTCCCACCGTCACGGCATCATCTGGCCCCAGCACGAACACAACGACCGCCGCTTCGACTGCACAGGCGAGGCCTACAACTTTCCCTACACCGACGAAGACGCGGTACCGGTGGAAGTCGAAGCCGGCTCCATCCTTTTCTTCAACGGCTATCTCCTCCACCGCTCCCTGCCCAACCGGGCGCCGTCTGGCTATCGCCGGGTGCTGGTCAACCACTACATGAGCGCGGAGTCCCTCCTGCCCTGGCGTCCACCCCAAGAAGGGGAACACATGGCCATTGCGGATTATCGGGACATCGTGATGATCGCGGGCCAGGATCCATACGCCTGGAAGGGCATCGAGGATCGGGCCCGGCCCCACGTCCGCCCCAGCGGAGAGGGCGGCTGCAGCAAGGACGGTCGCTGA
- a CDS encoding carbohydrate ABC transporter permease produces the protein MAHKSIPATGERGVAASPITQKRRRSWLRSDMFIAVLVLTPSIIAVALFIYGFIGWTFYMSTVKWNSQVPDFTFVGLANWERLFSDRRFHIDLRNLVYYAAGFMTQCIVFGFIIAALLDQKIKGEAIYRTIIIFPFAVSGIVTGVAWRWLMQPSTGINLLFAKIGLENFQPTWNSHPQYGMWAVSIAAAWQFTGYVMALYLAGLRGIPNELREAAAIDGAGTFATYRHVIIPLLMPVTFTAIVLTGMNSIRVFDLVSAMSGSGPAFATDTLAFYMFQSTFGAYRYSLGAAIGSFMIFLSAFLIVPYLMSMRGEVER, from the coding sequence TTGGCGCATAAGAGCATTCCAGCAACGGGGGAGCGCGGCGTGGCCGCCTCCCCCATCACCCAGAAGAGACGCCGCTCCTGGCTACGGAGCGACATGTTCATCGCGGTGCTGGTGCTGACGCCATCCATCATCGCGGTGGCCCTGTTCATCTACGGCTTCATCGGCTGGACCTTCTACATGTCCACCGTGAAGTGGAACAGCCAGGTGCCGGACTTCACCTTCGTGGGCCTGGCCAACTGGGAACGGCTCTTCTCGGACCGCCGCTTCCACATCGACCTGCGGAACCTGGTCTACTACGCGGCGGGCTTCATGACCCAGTGCATCGTCTTCGGCTTCATCATCGCCGCCCTGCTGGACCAAAAGATCAAAGGGGAAGCCATCTACCGGACCATCATCATCTTTCCCTTTGCAGTCTCGGGTATCGTCACCGGCGTGGCCTGGCGCTGGCTCATGCAGCCCAGCACGGGCATCAACCTGCTCTTCGCCAAGATCGGCCTGGAAAACTTCCAGCCCACCTGGAACAGCCATCCCCAGTACGGCATGTGGGCGGTGAGCATCGCCGCGGCCTGGCAGTTCACCGGCTATGTGATGGCCCTCTACCTGGCCGGCCTGCGGGGGATCCCCAATGAGCTGCGGGAGGCGGCCGCCATCGACGGGGCGGGCACCTTCGCCACCTACCGCCATGTGATCATCCCTCTGCTCATGCCGGTCACCTTCACCGCCATCGTCCTCACCGGGATGAACTCCATTCGGGTCTTCGACCTGGTCTCGGCCATGAGCGGTAGCGGCCCGGCCTTCGCCACGGACACCCTGGCCTTCTACATGTTCCAGTCCACCTTTGGCGCGTATCGCTATTCCCTGGGCGCGGCCATCGGCTCGTTCATGATCTTCCTGTCGGCCTTCCTGATTGTGCCCTACCTGATGAGCATGCGGGGGGAGGTGGAACGATGA
- a CDS encoding VIT domain-containing protein, whose protein sequence is MNARPVSAPARRLPSATRGRYPGVHRPWHPWLVLWMALLLLLIWPLPAHAQDVILPPPFPPPPAPPPPVPMIPTVGVDRYQVDVQIDGRIASVHLSQVFRNQGNQPVEGTYLFPLPPDAAVGGFQMRVDGQVIEGELLPADQARRIYQDVVRRYQDPALLQYLGRGLFQANLFPIPPGESRTVELRYTQLIGQQNGLAYFRFPLATPQHRDGRLGALEIRVDLVNQPGLRILYSPSHPIDVSRPADDQARVTFSQQDVRPESDFELYFSTAEDAVGLNLLSYRPAGEDGYFVLLAAPAIQAAAPELVRRDLVLVLDVSGSMEGGKLEQARAAAHFIVDHLNPGDRFNLISFSTGVRLWQPGLQPVADETRQGAHAWIDGLQAGGSTDINRALLEALAQIQPEPEAEGRPAYILFLTDGLPTQGETDAWRIVDNAIRHAPAHRSVRLFTFGVGYDVNTDLLDTVSSRLQGRSSYVRPDQRIDEAVSQFYAGISAPVLADLALDFGEGVATYDLFPYPLPDLFAGEQLVVAGRYQQSGTITVTLQGQVNGVTQIYPFPDQTLVSAGGEPFVARLWATRKIGALLEAIRRNGASQEAIDAIVTLSLRYGIVTPYTSYLVQEPSSVAAAPRPLVPGGQGGAGPVPLPADAMPRAYGPVAQASVAAEAEAVAALPAAGEAAVVASQARSQIAEATVVPEHEAVRFVNGKTFGRQGQVPGPDGEGLILWVDTAYEESMAVETVIFGSPRYFQLAEDPDMAQWLAISPELVVVVDAGHAIRITTRIEQ, encoded by the coding sequence ATGAACGCTCGACCTGTCTCGGCGCCTGCCCGGCGCCTGCCCTCAGCCACCCGGGGCCGCTACCCAGGTGTGCACAGGCCCTGGCATCCATGGCTCGTGCTGTGGATGGCTCTCCTCCTGTTGCTGATATGGCCCTTGCCGGCCCACGCCCAGGACGTCATCCTGCCGCCTCCCTTCCCACCGCCGCCTGCGCCGCCCCCGCCGGTGCCCATGATCCCCACCGTGGGCGTGGACCGCTATCAGGTGGACGTGCAGATCGACGGCCGCATTGCTTCCGTCCATCTCTCCCAGGTCTTTCGCAACCAGGGGAACCAGCCTGTGGAAGGGACCTACCTCTTCCCATTGCCACCTGACGCCGCGGTGGGCGGCTTCCAGATGCGGGTGGACGGCCAGGTGATCGAAGGGGAACTGTTGCCCGCGGACCAGGCACGGCGCATCTACCAGGATGTGGTCCGGCGCTATCAAGATCCGGCCCTGCTCCAATACCTGGGACGGGGTCTCTTCCAGGCCAACCTGTTTCCCATCCCGCCGGGCGAGAGCCGCACCGTCGAACTGCGCTATACCCAGCTCATCGGGCAGCAAAATGGCCTGGCCTACTTCCGTTTTCCCCTGGCCACACCCCAACATCGGGATGGACGCCTGGGCGCTTTGGAGATTCGCGTGGATCTGGTCAACCAGCCCGGCCTGCGCATCCTCTACAGCCCCAGCCACCCCATCGACGTAAGCCGGCCCGCCGATGACCAGGCCAGGGTCACCTTCAGCCAGCAGGACGTTCGGCCGGAAAGCGACTTCGAGCTCTACTTCAGCACAGCCGAGGACGCCGTGGGGCTGAACCTTCTCAGCTACAGGCCGGCCGGCGAAGATGGCTACTTCGTCTTGCTCGCCGCGCCGGCCATCCAGGCGGCCGCGCCCGAGCTGGTCCGGCGGGATCTGGTGCTGGTGCTGGATGTCTCCGGCTCCATGGAGGGCGGCAAGCTGGAGCAGGCCAGGGCCGCCGCCCACTTCATCGTGGATCATCTCAACCCGGGCGACCGCTTCAACCTCATCAGCTTCAGCACCGGCGTGCGCCTCTGGCAGCCGGGCCTCCAGCCCGTCGCTGACGAAACCCGCCAGGGCGCCCACGCCTGGATCGATGGGCTCCAGGCCGGCGGTTCCACCGACATCAACCGGGCCCTGCTGGAGGCCCTGGCCCAAATTCAGCCCGAACCCGAAGCCGAAGGACGCCCGGCCTACATCCTCTTCCTGACCGATGGCCTGCCCACCCAGGGGGAGACCGACGCCTGGCGCATCGTGGACAACGCCATCCGGCATGCCCCGGCCCACCGCAGCGTGCGCCTCTTCACCTTCGGCGTGGGCTACGACGTGAACACCGACCTGCTGGACACGGTGAGCAGCCGGCTCCAGGGCCGCAGCAGCTACGTCCGCCCGGATCAGCGCATCGATGAAGCCGTCAGCCAGTTCTACGCCGGCATCAGTGCGCCGGTCCTGGCCGATCTGGCCCTGGATTTTGGGGAGGGAGTGGCCACCTACGACCTCTTCCCCTATCCCCTGCCCGACCTCTTTGCCGGTGAGCAGCTGGTGGTGGCCGGCCGTTACCAGCAGAGCGGCACCATCACCGTGACGCTGCAGGGGCAGGTCAACGGTGTCACCCAGATCTACCCCTTCCCGGATCAGACGCTGGTCTCCGCCGGGGGGGAACCCTTTGTGGCTCGCCTTTGGGCCACCCGCAAGATCGGCGCCCTGCTGGAGGCCATCCGCCGCAACGGTGCCAGCCAGGAGGCCATCGATGCGATCGTGACCCTCAGCCTGCGGTATGGCATCGTCACGCCGTACACCAGCTACCTGGTTCAGGAACCCTCTTCCGTGGCGGCGGCTCCCCGGCCTCTCGTGCCAGGCGGCCAGGGGGGCGCAGGCCCAGTGCCGCTCCCGGCCGATGCCATGCCCAGGGCCTATGGCCCGGTTGCCCAGGCGTCGGTGGCCGCCGAGGCCGAGGCAGTGGCCGCCCTGCCGGCTGCGGGCGAAGCGGCCGTGGTGGCCAGCCAGGCCCGCAGCCAGATCGCCGAGGCCACCGTGGTGCCGGAGCACGAGGCGGTGCGCTTTGTCAACGGCAAGACCTTCGGCCGCCAGGGCCAGGTACCCGGGCCGGATGGAGAAGGGTTGATCCTCTGGGTGGATACGGCCTACGAGGAATCCATGGCCGTGGAGACGGTGATCTTTGGCAGCCCTCGCTACTTCCAGCTGGCGGAAGATCCGGACATGGCCCAGTGGCTGGCCATCTCGCCGGAGCTGGTCGTGGTGGTGGATGCCGGCCACGCCATCCGGATCACCACCCGCATCGAGCAGTGA
- a CDS encoding glycoside hydrolase family 3 C-terminal domain-containing protein codes for MDDLSSLVAQMTLEEKAALCTGASAWTTTAVERLGIPAMLLSDGPHGVRRVPDVHALAAPSLPATCFPTAAALAATWDPQLLYTMGEALAAEARALGVDVLLGPGVNIKRSPLGGRNFEYFSEDPYLAGVLASSLIQGIQSQGVGTSLKHYAVNNQEHERLRINAVVDERTLREIYLPAFERAVKEARPWTVMCAYNKVNGIYCSENARLLTQILKGEWGFDGVVVSDWGAVHDRVRALEAGLDLEMPGPKPHRTQAVVDAVRSGALDEAVLDEAVRRILAAVERAAATPKETETFDVDAHHALARRVAAAGMVLLKNDGILPLQKGQCLAVIGRAAREPHFQGGGSSHINPTRVDIPLDELARLAGEGDLTYREGYPADDSFQQELIDEAVAAAAEADVALIFAALPASKESEGYDRTDLDLTRQQVALIQAVSAVQPRTVVVLNSGSAIDMQAWIDGVAAVVQAWLMGQAGGGAIADVLYGVVNPSGRLAETFPMRLEDTPAFLHFPGENGEVRYGEGLYVGYRYYDARQIPVLFPFGHGLSYTTFEYSHARPSSPTFREVDGVDVLVEITNTGQRAGAEVVQVYVRPHQARLARPPKELKGFAKVELAPGETRTVTIHLDERAFAYFDPAYGRWVAEGGQYDLLIGASSADIRAQVTVTLEATRPLPSRLDMESTVQEWLADPIGRPLFEPMYQQMVAQLGAALGGEDTASIGMDMTAFILDMPLVSILGFQEAMLPAPAEEIVVDLLRRVQEANAGAG; via the coding sequence ATGGACGACCTCTCCAGCCTCGTGGCGCAGATGACCCTGGAAGAGAAGGCAGCCCTCTGCACCGGGGCCAGCGCCTGGACTACCACGGCCGTGGAGCGGCTGGGCATCCCGGCCATGCTCCTCTCCGACGGCCCCCATGGCGTCCGCCGGGTGCCGGACGTCCACGCGCTGGCCGCGCCCAGCCTGCCGGCCACCTGCTTTCCCACCGCCGCGGCACTGGCCGCCACCTGGGATCCTCAGCTGCTCTACACTATGGGCGAAGCCCTGGCCGCCGAGGCCCGGGCCCTGGGTGTGGATGTGTTGCTGGGGCCCGGCGTCAACATCAAGCGATCTCCGCTGGGTGGCCGCAACTTTGAGTATTTCTCCGAGGATCCCTACCTGGCCGGTGTCCTGGCCAGCAGCCTGATCCAGGGCATCCAGAGCCAGGGTGTGGGCACTTCCCTGAAGCATTACGCTGTCAACAACCAGGAGCATGAGCGCCTGCGCATCAACGCGGTGGTGGATGAACGCACCCTCCGTGAGATCTACCTGCCCGCCTTCGAGCGGGCCGTGAAAGAGGCCCGACCCTGGACGGTCATGTGCGCTTACAACAAGGTGAACGGCATCTACTGCTCCGAGAATGCCCGGCTGCTGACCCAGATCTTGAAAGGGGAGTGGGGATTCGACGGCGTGGTGGTGTCCGACTGGGGCGCGGTCCATGACCGGGTGCGGGCGCTGGAGGCCGGACTGGACCTGGAGATGCCCGGCCCCAAACCCCATCGTACCCAGGCGGTAGTGGACGCCGTCCGCAGCGGCGCCCTGGATGAAGCGGTATTAGACGAGGCAGTCCGCCGCATTCTGGCCGCGGTGGAGCGGGCTGCCGCCACACCTAAGGAAACCGAGACCTTTGACGTGGACGCTCACCACGCCCTGGCGCGGCGGGTGGCTGCCGCCGGCATGGTGTTGCTCAAAAACGATGGGATCCTGCCTCTGCAGAAGGGACAATGCCTGGCAGTGATCGGCCGCGCGGCCAGGGAACCCCACTTCCAGGGCGGGGGCAGTTCCCACATCAACCCGACCCGGGTGGATATTCCCCTGGACGAGCTGGCCCGGCTGGCCGGCGAGGGCGACCTGACCTATCGGGAAGGCTACCCGGCCGACGACAGCTTCCAGCAGGAGCTCATCGACGAAGCCGTGGCCGCCGCGGCAGAGGCCGACGTGGCCCTGATCTTCGCCGCCCTCCCGGCGTCCAAGGAATCCGAAGGCTACGACCGGACTGACCTGGACCTGACCCGCCAGCAGGTGGCCCTGATCCAGGCGGTCAGCGCCGTCCAGCCCCGGACGGTGGTGGTGCTGAACAGTGGGTCGGCTATCGACATGCAGGCGTGGATCGACGGGGTGGCCGCGGTGGTGCAGGCCTGGCTCATGGGGCAGGCAGGCGGCGGCGCCATCGCCGACGTGCTCTACGGCGTGGTCAACCCGTCCGGCAGACTGGCAGAGACCTTCCCCATGCGCCTGGAAGATACGCCAGCCTTCCTCCACTTTCCAGGGGAAAATGGCGAAGTGCGCTACGGCGAAGGCCTGTACGTGGGCTACCGCTACTACGACGCCCGCCAGATACCCGTCCTGTTCCCCTTCGGCCACGGGCTCAGTTACACCACCTTCGAGTACAGCCATGCCCGCCCATCGAGCCCCACGTTCCGAGAGGTGGATGGTGTGGATGTGTTGGTGGAGATCACCAACACGGGCCAGCGAGCCGGCGCCGAAGTGGTCCAGGTCTATGTTCGGCCCCATCAGGCCCGGTTGGCCCGCCCGCCCAAGGAGCTGAAGGGCTTTGCCAAGGTGGAACTGGCGCCCGGTGAAACCCGGACGGTCACCATCCACCTGGACGAGCGGGCCTTTGCCTACTTCGACCCGGCCTATGGCCGCTGGGTGGCCGAGGGGGGACAGTACGACCTCCTCATCGGCGCATCCTCGGCCGACATCCGGGCCCAGGTGACGGTGACGTTGGAGGCTACCCGGCCACTCCCCAGCCGCCTGGACATGGAATCCACGGTGCAGGAATGGCTGGCCGACCCCATTGGGCGCCCCCTGTTCGAGCCCATGTATCAGCAGATGGTGGCGCAGCTCGGGGCGGCTTTGGGCGGCGAAGACACGGCCTCCATCGGCATGGACATGACCGCCTTCATCCTGGACATGCCCCTGGTCAGCATCCTGGGGTTCCAGGAGGCCATGCTGCCGGCGCCGGCTGAAGAGATCGTGGTCGACCTGTTGAGGCGCGTGCAGGAGGCGAACGCCGGGGCAGGGTGA
- a CDS encoding ABC transporter substrate-binding protein — protein sequence MQSKRVVNRRQFMKYLGFGATSAALMAACAAPAAPGATGGAQAPAQEAPAQGASGENQLEIFSWWTSGGEVEALNALYAIYSEKYPDVEIINAALAGGAGQGGNMKALLETRMQGGQPPDSFQVHLGRELIDSHVIPGRMEPLDFLYEEEGLYDVFPQDLIEIASYDGHPWSVPVNIHRSNVLWYRTDKLEAVGAEPPTTWDEFFEVAEMLKAAGIPALAVAENEPNFSGHVFETVLVAVMDPETYRGLFNGSTSWESEQVTQALEILNRAYDYANPDYLSTSWGDINDRYVADDGPAMMIMGDWTHGVLKSKGFTTYHWAPSPGTQGKFIVLSDSFGLPKNAPHRENAINWLRVCGSREGQDAFNPPKGSIPARTDADLSVYDEYQLEAMEDFKTNILVPSIQHGAAAKQSFVLDYAIALNVLATTRDVAAAQAQLIQAAEDAGFGA from the coding sequence ATGCAATCCAAGCGCGTCGTCAATCGACGGCAGTTCATGAAGTACCTGGGCTTTGGCGCCACCAGCGCGGCGCTGATGGCAGCCTGTGCTGCACCCGCCGCCCCCGGAGCCACCGGCGGCGCCCAGGCCCCCGCGCAGGAAGCCCCGGCCCAGGGCGCCAGCGGCGAGAACCAGCTGGAGATCTTCTCCTGGTGGACCTCGGGCGGTGAGGTGGAGGCCCTGAACGCGCTGTACGCCATCTACAGCGAAAAGTACCCCGACGTGGAAATCATCAACGCGGCCCTGGCCGGCGGCGCCGGGCAGGGCGGCAACATGAAGGCCCTGCTGGAAACCCGCATGCAGGGCGGTCAACCGCCGGACTCCTTCCAGGTGCACCTGGGCCGGGAGCTGATCGACAGCCACGTCATCCCGGGGCGCATGGAGCCGCTGGACTTCCTCTACGAAGAAGAAGGGCTCTATGACGTCTTCCCCCAGGATCTGATCGAGATCGCCTCCTACGACGGCCATCCCTGGTCGGTGCCGGTCAACATCCACCGCTCCAACGTCCTCTGGTATCGCACGGACAAGCTGGAGGCTGTGGGCGCCGAGCCCCCCACCACCTGGGACGAGTTCTTCGAAGTGGCCGAAATGTTGAAGGCGGCCGGCATTCCCGCGCTGGCCGTGGCCGAGAACGAGCCCAACTTCAGCGGCCACGTCTTCGAGACGGTGCTGGTGGCGGTGATGGATCCGGAGACCTACCGGGGCCTCTTCAACGGCTCCACCAGCTGGGAGAGCGAGCAGGTAACCCAGGCCCTGGAGATCCTCAACCGGGCCTACGACTACGCGAATCCGGATTACCTGAGCACCAGCTGGGGCGACATCAACGACCGCTACGTGGCCGACGATGGCCCCGCCATGATGATCATGGGCGACTGGACCCACGGCGTGCTCAAGTCCAAGGGCTTCACCACCTACCACTGGGCCCCCTCCCCGGGCACCCAGGGCAAGTTCATCGTCCTGTCCGATTCCTTCGGCCTGCCCAAGAACGCACCCCATCGGGAAAACGCCATCAACTGGCTGCGGGTCTGTGGCTCCCGGGAAGGTCAGGACGCCTTCAACCCGCCCAAGGGCTCCATCCCCGCCCGCACCGATGCCGACCTGAGCGTCTACGACGAATATCAGCTGGAGGCCATGGAAGATTTCAAGACCAACATCCTGGTGCCCAGCATCCAGCATGGCGCAGCCGCCAAGCAGAGCTTCGTGCTGGACTACGCCATCGCCCTCAACGTGCTGGCCACCACCCGGGATGTGGCCGCCGCCCAGGCCCAGCTGATCCAGGCAGCGGAGGATGCAGGCTTTGGCGCATAA